The Penaeus monodon isolate SGIC_2016 chromosome 13, NSTDA_Pmon_1, whole genome shotgun sequence genome contains a region encoding:
- the LOC119580061 gene encoding RING finger protein 121-like encodes MAAREGHHGHQHLPRGHIPNPLDEKLLRIIRENLTDQVSLLSDEEKWRLEHLKLHEKHKGHEDMHAEMVLILMVVTIIAQVGLVAWKKHHYRSYQLISMLGVWLIPFVLCLHNHWWRFIFIWLLFSSITVIVMKKALEKPLDPTTPRQVYKWFLLIYKICCGLGVVGYIIIMVTMMGFNLLFGAKPNTWMDCGLLFIFYGLYYGVLGRDLAEVCADKMASHIGYYTPHGMPTRTLEPGVCAVCGNPQLVKEGEEGIIENTYRLSCGHTFHEFCIRGWCIVGKKQTCPYCKEKVDLKKMFCNPWEKPHVFYGQLLDWIRLLVAWQPAIIFLVQGINNYLGLQ; translated from the exons ACAGATCAGGTGTCACTGTTATCAGACGAGGAAAAATGGAG GTTAGAACACTTGAAACTTCACGAGAAACACAAAGGCCACGAAGACATGCACGCAGAAATGGTCCTCATTCTGATGGTTGTGACGATCATTGCGCAAGTGGGTCTCGTGGCTTGGAAGAAGCACCATTATAGGTCTTATCAG TTGATAAGCATGTTGGGCGTGTGGCTGATTCCCTTCGTCCTGTGTCTGCACAACCACTGGTGGAGATTCATTTTCATCTGGCTGCTCTTCTCCTCCATCACCGTCATTGTCATGAAGAAAGCGCTCGAGAAACCGCTCGATCCAACTACGCCAAG ACAGGTGTACAAGTGGTTCCTGTTGATCTACAAGATCTGCTGTGGCCTGGGGGTGGTAGGCTACATCAtcataatggtgacgatgatgggaTTCAACCTCCTGTTCGGTGCCAAGCCCAACACCTGGATGGACTGCGGCCTGCTCTTCATTTTCTACGGCCTCTACTATGGGGTCCTAGGCCGAGATCTGGCCGAAGTGTGTGCCGATAAGATGGCGTCGCATATCGGG TACTACACACCCCACGGCATGCCCACGCGTACCCTAGAGCCaggcgtgtgtgcggtgtgtggcaACCCGCAGCTGgtcaaggagggggaggaaggtatcATCGAAAACACATACCGCCTCTCCTGCGGCCACACCTTCCACGAATTCTGCATCCGTGGCTGGTGTATTGTGGGCAAGAAGCAAACGTGCCCATACTGCAAGGAGAAG GTTGACCTGAAGAAGATGTTCTGCAACCCGTGGGAGAAACCGCACGTGTTTTATGGGCAGTTGTTAGACTGGATAAGATTACTGGTTGCCTGGCAGCCTGCCATTATATTTCTAGTCCAGGGAATCAACAACTATTTAGGCTTACAATAG